One Antarctobacter heliothermus DNA segment encodes these proteins:
- a CDS encoding DMT family transporter — protein sequence MANNQQSPAWGVFWMVVTGLCFVAVTALVKSLGQRIPAAESAFLRYVLGLVFLLPMAKSLAQARLTPRMWRLFSLRAVFHTCGVALWFFAMTRIPIAEVTAMNYINPVYVTVLAVIFLGERLALRRVMAIVAALIGALMILRPGFRELDPGHFAMLGTALLFAVSYILAKILSGEVSAAVVVALLSVGVTIGLAPLAIAVWVWPTWWELLVLLGVAFFATAGHYTMTLAFAAAPMTVTQPVTFLQLIWAVSLGAIVFGEPVDPWVIAGGSVIMAAVIFITWREAVLKRRITPLVPETKI from the coding sequence ATGGCGAACAATCAACAAAGCCCGGCGTGGGGCGTGTTCTGGATGGTGGTGACGGGGCTGTGCTTTGTCGCGGTGACGGCCTTGGTGAAATCCTTGGGCCAGCGCATCCCGGCGGCGGAGTCGGCCTTTCTGCGCTATGTGCTGGGTCTGGTCTTTTTGTTGCCGATGGCCAAGAGCCTTGCGCAAGCCCGCCTGACGCCGCGTATGTGGCGGCTGTTCTCGCTGCGTGCGGTCTTTCACACCTGCGGCGTGGCGTTATGGTTTTTCGCCATGACCCGCATCCCCATCGCCGAGGTGACGGCGATGAACTACATCAACCCGGTCTATGTGACGGTGCTGGCGGTGATCTTTCTGGGCGAGCGTCTGGCGCTGCGGCGGGTGATGGCAATTGTGGCGGCGCTGATCGGGGCGCTGATGATCTTGCGGCCGGGCTTTCGCGAACTGGACCCGGGGCATTTTGCCATGCTGGGGACGGCCCTGTTGTTTGCCGTGTCGTACATTTTGGCCAAGATCCTGTCGGGTGAGGTCAGCGCGGCGGTGGTGGTGGCGCTGCTGTCCGTCGGCGTGACCATCGGCCTGGCGCCTTTGGCGATTGCGGTCTGGGTCTGGCCGACGTGGTGGGAGTTGCTGGTGTTGTTGGGCGTGGCGTTTTTCGCCACCGCCGGACATTACACCATGACATTGGCCTTTGCCGCCGCCCCGATGACGGTGACGCAGCCGGTGACGTTCCTGCAACTGATCTGGGCCGTGTCGCTGGGCGCGATTGTCTTTGGCGAGCCTGTGGATCCTTGGGTCATCGCGGGTGGATCGGTGATCATGGCGGCGGTGATTTTCATCACTTGGCGTGAAGCGGTGCTCAAGCGGCGAATCACACCGCTGGTGCCGGAAACCAAGATTTGA
- a CDS encoding LysE/ArgO family amino acid transporter has protein sequence MVAVLAGFALGLSLILAIGAQNAFVLRQGLRRAHVLPVVLVCAVSDAALIAAGVAGFGVLVEAVPGLEWGMRLFGAAFLIWYGARTLYAAWKGGAVLAAGEGAQSLRAAVLTCLALTWLNPHVYLDTVVLLGAVSAQYDDRLGFALGAMTASFVFFFTLGYGARALAPLFARPSSWRVLDLVIGLTMWAIAAKLILM, from the coding sequence ATGGTAGCGGTACTGGCGGGCTTTGCCCTGGGGTTGAGCCTGATCCTTGCGATCGGGGCGCAGAACGCTTTTGTGCTGCGGCAGGGGCTGCGTCGGGCGCATGTGCTGCCCGTGGTGCTGGTCTGTGCGGTGTCGGACGCGGCGCTGATAGCGGCGGGGGTGGCGGGTTTTGGCGTGCTGGTCGAAGCGGTGCCGGGGCTGGAATGGGGAATGCGCCTGTTTGGGGCCGCGTTCCTGATCTGGTACGGGGCCAGAACGCTGTACGCGGCGTGGAAGGGGGGCGCGGTGCTGGCCGCGGGGGAAGGCGCACAGAGCCTGCGGGCGGCTGTGCTGACCTGTCTGGCCCTGACTTGGCTGAACCCGCATGTCTATCTGGACACGGTGGTTCTGCTGGGGGCCGTGTCGGCGCAATATGACGACCGGCTGGGATTTGCGCTGGGTGCGATGACGGCCTCTTTCGTGTTTTTCTTTACGCTGGGCTATGGCGCAAGGGCGCTGGCACCGCTGTTTGCGCGCCCCTCGTCGTGGCGGGTGCTGGATCTGGTGATCGGGCTGACCATGTGGGCCATCGCGGCCAAGCTGATCCTGATGTGA
- the betB gene encoding betaine-aldehyde dehydrogenase: MSYDTQPQASHFVDGQYLEDTAGEVIEVVYPATGAVIARLHAATPAVIEQAISSGRRAQAEWRKLSGTERGRVLRRAADIIRERNRDLSVLESYDTGKPLSETLYVDATSAADALEYFGGLAGSLTGEHVQLPDGNWGYTVREPLGLCVGIGAWNYPTQISCWKGAPALACGNAMIFKPSEETPLCALKVAEIMIEAGAPAGLYNVVQGAGAVGAALVTDPRVDKVSLTGSVPTGRKVYAAAAEGMKHVTMELGGKSPLVIFDDADLENAVGGAILGNFYSSGQVCSNGTRVFVQKGIKEAFLERLAVRLQGAVIGDPMDEAVTFGPMVSARQREIVLGYIEKGVAEGARLVCGGAALERDGFYIAPTVFADVTDDMVIAREEIFGPVMAVLDFESEDEVLPRANDTTMGLSAGVFTRDLARAHRVIEALDAGSCFINSYNDAPVELPFGGVKMSGVGRENSKAAIGHYSQLKSVFVRMGDVEAPF, from the coding sequence ATGAGTTATGACACGCAACCGCAGGCCTCGCATTTTGTCGATGGCCAGTATCTTGAGGATACCGCAGGTGAGGTGATCGAGGTGGTCTATCCGGCCACCGGCGCGGTGATTGCGCGCCTGCACGCGGCGACGCCGGCGGTGATCGAACAGGCGATTTCCAGCGGGCGGCGGGCGCAGGCCGAATGGCGCAAGCTGAGCGGGACGGAACGGGGCCGCGTGCTGCGCCGGGCGGCCGATATCATACGCGAACGGAACCGCGATCTGTCGGTTCTGGAAAGCTATGACACCGGCAAGCCGCTGTCCGAAACGCTGTATGTGGATGCGACCAGCGCGGCGGATGCGCTGGAGTATTTCGGCGGTCTGGCGGGCAGTTTGACGGGTGAACATGTGCAACTGCCGGACGGCAACTGGGGTTACACGGTGCGCGAACCGCTGGGCCTGTGCGTTGGCATCGGCGCGTGGAATTATCCGACGCAGATTTCCTGCTGGAAGGGCGCGCCTGCGCTGGCCTGCGGCAATGCGATGATCTTCAAACCGTCTGAGGAAACGCCTCTCTGCGCGCTGAAAGTGGCCGAGATCATGATCGAGGCGGGCGCGCCCGCAGGGCTGTATAACGTGGTGCAGGGCGCGGGGGCCGTGGGGGCGGCGCTGGTCACCGATCCCCGTGTCGACAAGGTATCGCTGACAGGATCGGTGCCTACGGGCCGCAAGGTCTATGCCGCCGCCGCCGAGGGCATGAAGCATGTGACGATGGAACTGGGCGGGAAATCCCCGCTGGTGATCTTTGACGACGCGGATCTGGAAAACGCCGTTGGGGGCGCGATCCTCGGGAATTTCTATTCCTCCGGGCAGGTCTGTTCCAACGGCACGCGGGTCTTTGTGCAAAAGGGCATCAAGGAGGCGTTTCTGGAGCGTCTGGCGGTGCGTCTGCAAGGGGCTGTGATCGGCGATCCGATGGACGAGGCGGTGACATTTGGCCCGATGGTCAGCGCCCGGCAGCGCGAGATTGTGCTGGGCTATATCGAAAAGGGCGTGGCCGAGGGTGCGCGGCTGGTCTGCGGCGGGGCTGCGCTGGAACGGGACGGGTTCTACATCGCGCCGACGGTTTTTGCCGATGTGACCGATGACATGGTGATCGCGCGCGAAGAGATCTTTGGCCCCGTCATGGCGGTGTTGGATTTCGAGTCCGAGGATGAGGTGCTCCCGCGCGCCAATGACACCACGATGGGGCTGTCGGCGGGGGTCTTTACCCGCGATCTGGCGCGCGCGCATCGGGTGATCGAGGCGTTGGACGCGGGATCGTGTTTCATCAATTCGTACAATGACGCGCCGGTAGAACTGCCCTTTGGGGGCGTCAAGATGTCGGGTGTCGGGCGTGAGAATTCCAAGGCGGCGATCGGACATTATTCGCAGTTGAAGTCGGTGTTTGTGCGGATGGGCGACGTAGAGGCGCCGTTCTGA
- a CDS encoding DUF5765 domain-containing protein: MCWSETATFAMVGLGTAATVATWRRGDPAGIWGTLGYFTLMEGLQAWGYGVVDQCGTPANTTVTVLSYLHIALQPIVINLFCLALVGPGIVPRTRQRVLMLASLASLTLLARLIPADWLGTCLPGTPLCGAAFCTISGDWHIGWTMPLNNLFSLAHWVGGIGQYPDYLLASLVLPCLYGAWRFAVLNTLAGPLLASGLTSNPAEMPAIWCLLSIVLVLIGISPLIRRQVFPARATA, from the coding sequence ATGTGCTGGAGTGAAACCGCCACATTCGCCATGGTCGGGCTTGGGACCGCCGCCACCGTCGCCACATGGCGGCGCGGAGACCCCGCGGGCATTTGGGGAACGCTGGGCTATTTCACCCTGATGGAGGGGCTGCAGGCCTGGGGCTATGGCGTGGTCGACCAATGCGGCACGCCCGCCAATACCACTGTGACCGTGCTGTCCTACCTGCACATCGCTTTACAGCCCATCGTGATCAACCTGTTCTGTCTGGCCCTCGTCGGGCCGGGCATTGTTCCACGCACCAGACAGCGGGTGCTGATGCTGGCGTCGCTGGCCTCGCTCACCCTGTTGGCGCGGCTGATCCCGGCGGATTGGCTGGGCACCTGCCTGCCCGGCACGCCGCTGTGCGGGGCGGCGTTCTGCACCATCTCGGGCGACTGGCACATCGGCTGGACCATGCCGCTGAACAACCTGTTCAGCCTCGCCCATTGGGTCGGCGGGATCGGGCAATACCCCGACTACCTGCTGGCCAGCCTCGTGTTGCCCTGCCTCTACGGCGCATGGCGCTTTGCCGTGCTCAACACGCTTGCCGGGCCACTGCTGGCCTCTGGGCTGACCAGCAACCCCGCCGAGATGCCGGCCATCTGGTGCCTGCTGTCGATCGTTCTGGTGCTGATCGGGATCAGCCCGCTGATCCGGCGGCAGGTCTTTCCCGCACGCGCCACCGCCTAA
- a CDS encoding YebC/PmpR family DNA-binding transcriptional regulator, producing the protein MAGHSKWANIQHRKGRQDKIRAKIFSKLSKEITIAAKMGDPDPEKNPRLRLAVKEAKGQSMPKDNIERAIKKATGGDAEDYEEIRYEGYGPNGVAVIVEAMTDNRNRTASTVRSTFAKNGGNLGETGSVGFMFERKGEIIYPASVGDADTVMMAAIEAGAEDVESAEDGHVIFCADTDLNEVSTALEAELGESDSTKLVWKPTTTTDMDFEGMQSLMRLIEALEDDDDVQRVTANFEASDEVMAKLEEA; encoded by the coding sequence ATGGCCGGCCATTCCAAATGGGCAAACATCCAGCACCGCAAGGGCCGTCAGGACAAGATCCGGGCCAAGATCTTTTCGAAACTGTCGAAAGAGATCACCATCGCCGCCAAGATGGGCGACCCTGACCCCGAGAAAAACCCGCGCCTGCGGTTGGCTGTGAAAGAAGCCAAGGGGCAGTCGATGCCCAAGGACAACATCGAACGCGCCATCAAGAAGGCGACCGGCGGTGACGCCGAGGACTATGAAGAAATCCGCTATGAGGGCTATGGCCCCAACGGTGTGGCGGTCATCGTCGAGGCGATGACCGACAACCGCAACCGGACCGCGTCGACGGTGCGGTCGACCTTTGCCAAGAACGGCGGCAACCTTGGTGAGACCGGCTCTGTCGGGTTCATGTTCGAGCGCAAGGGAGAGATCATCTACCCGGCCTCCGTGGGGGACGCCGATACCGTCATGATGGCGGCGATCGAGGCGGGGGCAGAGGACGTGGAAAGCGCCGAGGACGGCCATGTCATCTTTTGTGCCGACACCGATCTGAACGAGGTGTCGACCGCGCTGGAGGCCGAGCTGGGCGAGTCGGATTCGACCAAGCTGGTGTGGAAGCCGACCACCACCACGGACATGGATTTTGAGGGCATGCAGTCCTTGATGCGGTTGATCGAGGCGCTGGAGGATGATGATGACGTCCAGCGGGTGACGGCCAATTTTGAAGCCTCGGATGAGGTCATGGCGAAGCTGGAAGAAGCCTGA
- the betI gene encoding transcriptional regulator BetI, producing MPKIGQEPIRRAALMEATVAEIGEAGSLDVTVSKIARRAGMSSALAHHYFGGKAQIFLAAMRHILTEYGAEVRHALASAPDGARLEAVIAANFADSCFRSDTVAAWLNFYVLARKEPEAARLLHVYQRRLHSNLVHALRDRADNPDAVAQQIAALIDGVYLRAALSGNGVEGAACQVIETAHALMRTT from the coding sequence ATGCCAAAGATCGGACAAGAACCAATTCGGCGCGCGGCGCTCATGGAGGCCACGGTGGCCGAGATCGGAGAGGCCGGGTCGCTGGACGTGACCGTCTCAAAAATCGCGCGGCGGGCCGGCATGTCCAGCGCGCTGGCGCATCATTACTTTGGCGGCAAGGCACAGATCTTCCTCGCCGCCATGCGCCATATCCTGACAGAATACGGTGCCGAGGTGCGCCATGCGCTGGCCTCTGCCCCGGACGGTGCGCGGTTGGAGGCGGTGATCGCGGCGAACTTTGCCGATAGCTGTTTTCGCTCTGACACGGTGGCGGCGTGGTTGAATTTCTATGTGCTGGCGCGGAAGGAACCAGAGGCCGCGCGCCTGTTGCATGTCTATCAACGGCGGCTTCATTCCAATCTGGTGCATGCGTTGCGCGACCGGGCCGACAACCCGGACGCGGTGGCCCAGCAGATCGCGGCGCTGATTGATGGCGTCTACCTGCGGGCGGCGCTGTCGGGCAACGGCGTCGAGGGGGCCGCCTGCCAAGTCATCGAAACCGCCCACGCCCTGATGAGGACGACATGA
- a CDS encoding DUF1036 domain-containing protein has protein sequence MTTRNLRRAAFVLAVMPMAAQAGLDVCNDTDLRQSVAIGYEAPGGIWTSEGWWQLAPGECKTVMARAFDRQYFYYRATVQGGGFDGPFSFCSTSGAFTIEGDTDCAARGYDSTRFRKVDTGEAADFTLTLVADGASPEPDDPDPVYNEEDLPLESVVPFPRGSLGEPFTQSGIFTGCELIDGLDFCSFEIEGWRYHAYYGGGSADSILDDLQHWPMPLAVEIEGDMVNYGDITVEVALARVTEVFDGDFFAEERRMLQGSWQSVDDPEAKFTIAGADVYDYYGGEFIGHQWMTLGGTCPDAPYEGVGFTRTELETQESWCEHLGEVTAVRLELIIPELGDVLTYRRVD, from the coding sequence TTGACGACACGGAATTTGCGTCGTGCTGCGTTTGTATTGGCGGTAATGCCAATGGCCGCGCAGGCCGGACTGGACGTTTGCAACGACACGGATCTGCGGCAAAGCGTGGCCATCGGCTATGAGGCCCCCGGCGGGATCTGGACATCCGAGGGCTGGTGGCAACTGGCTCCGGGAGAGTGCAAGACGGTCATGGCGCGCGCCTTTGATCGCCAGTATTTCTACTACAGGGCTACGGTCCAAGGTGGCGGTTTCGACGGGCCGTTTTCCTTTTGCAGCACCTCTGGGGCCTTCACCATCGAGGGCGACACGGATTGCGCCGCGCGGGGCTATGACAGCACGCGCTTTCGCAAGGTCGATACCGGCGAGGCCGCGGATTTCACCCTGACATTGGTGGCAGACGGGGCCAGCCCGGAGCCAGACGATCCAGACCCCGTATACAACGAAGAGGATCTGCCTCTGGAAAGTGTCGTGCCTTTTCCGCGCGGCAGTCTGGGAGAGCCGTTTACCCAAAGCGGCATCTTCACGGGGTGTGAACTGATCGACGGGCTGGATTTTTGCAGCTTTGAGATCGAGGGCTGGCGATATCACGCATATTACGGCGGCGGTTCGGCGGACAGCATTCTGGACGATCTGCAACACTGGCCCATGCCGCTGGCTGTCGAGATCGAAGGCGACATGGTCAACTACGGCGACATCACGGTCGAGGTGGCGCTGGCGCGGGTGACAGAGGTGTTCGACGGCGATTTCTTTGCCGAAGAGCGGCGCATGTTGCAGGGGTCTTGGCAGTCGGTGGACGATCCCGAAGCGAAATTCACGATCGCGGGAGCGGATGTCTACGACTACTACGGCGGCGAATTCATCGGCCATCAGTGGATGACGCTGGGCGGGACGTGTCCGGATGCGCCCTATGAGGGGGTCGGGTTCACCCGGACCGAATTGGAGACGCAGGAGAGTTGGTGTGAGCATCTGGGCGAGGTGACGGCGGTCCGGCTGGAACTGATCATCCCTGAGTTGGGCGATGTGCTGACCTATCGCCGGGTCGACTGA
- a CDS encoding glutamine amidotransferase, which yields MSKFLLLQLRPEPEASDSEYHAMLTTSGLTEARVHRICLDHEDLPPDLDPGDYAGVIVGGGPGCVSDPPAKKALVERRIEEAILHLMPRITAQDIPFMGCCYGIGILAHHLGAEVSKERFGEPVGAVTCHLTPEGAQDPLTADLPSQFDAFVGHKEAVQHLPNGAVHLISSGPCPYQMIRYGQNVYATQFHPEADAAEFETRIRIYRHKGYFAPEEADTLIQMCRAARVTEPPRLLEGFVERYG from the coding sequence ATGAGCAAATTCCTTCTCCTCCAATTGCGCCCCGAACCAGAGGCCAGCGACTCTGAGTATCACGCCATGCTCACCACCTCGGGCCTGACAGAGGCGCGCGTTCACCGCATATGTCTGGACCATGAGGACCTGCCTCCTGACCTCGACCCCGGCGACTATGCCGGCGTGATCGTCGGCGGCGGCCCCGGCTGCGTCAGCGATCCGCCCGCCAAAAAGGCGCTGGTAGAGCGACGCATCGAAGAGGCGATCCTGCACCTGATGCCAAGGATCACGGCGCAGGACATCCCCTTCATGGGCTGCTGTTATGGCATCGGCATCCTCGCGCATCACCTTGGCGCGGAAGTGTCCAAAGAGCGGTTTGGCGAACCCGTGGGCGCGGTGACCTGCCATCTCACGCCCGAAGGCGCACAAGACCCGCTGACCGCCGACCTGCCCAGTCAGTTCGACGCCTTTGTCGGCCACAAGGAGGCGGTGCAGCACCTGCCCAATGGCGCGGTCCACCTGATCTCATCCGGGCCCTGCCCCTATCAGATGATCCGCTACGGACAGAACGTCTATGCCACACAATTCCACCCCGAGGCGGACGCCGCCGAGTTCGAGACGCGCATCCGCATCTACCGGCACAAGGGCTACTTCGCCCCCGAAGAGGCCGACACCCTGATCCAGATGTGCCGCGCCGCCCGCGTCACCGAACCGCCCCGCCTGCTGGAAGGGTTCGTAGAACGCTACGGCTGA
- the betC gene encoding choline-sulfatase — MTKPNILIVMVDQLNGTLFPDGPADWLHVPNLRALAERSVRFQNAYTASPLCAPGRASFMSGQLPSMTRVYDNAAEFASDIPTYAHHLRRAGYQTCLSGKMHFVGPDQMHGFEERLTTDIYPADFGWTPDYRKPGERIDWWYHNMGSVTGAGVAEISNQMEYDDEVAYHAERKLYDLARGKDDRPWCLTVSFTHPHDPYVARKKYWDLYEECDHLTPEVPAMAYEDHDPHSKRIFDANDWRSFDISEEDIRRSRRAYFANISYLDEKIGKLLEVLEETRQEAIVVFVSDHGDMLGERGLWFKMSFYEGAARVPLMIAVPGAEGARIDAPVSTIDLCPTLCDLAGVDMSEVMPWTEGESLTPVMQGRARISPVAMEYAAEASYAPLVCLREGRWKYTNCALDPEQLFDLEADPHELTNLAEDAVHAEVLEKFRVKSAARWDLERFDAEVRQSQARRWVVYEALRQGGYFPWDFQPLQKASERYMRNHMDLNDVEDSQRFPRGE, encoded by the coding sequence ATGACCAAACCCAATATCCTGATCGTGATGGTGGACCAGTTGAACGGGACGTTGTTCCCGGATGGTCCTGCCGATTGGCTGCATGTGCCGAACCTGCGCGCGCTGGCGGAACGGTCGGTACGATTCCAGAACGCCTATACCGCCAGTCCGCTGTGCGCGCCGGGGCGGGCCAGTTTCATGTCCGGGCAATTGCCCAGCATGACGCGGGTCTATGACAACGCGGCAGAGTTTGCCTCGGACATCCCCACCTATGCGCACCACCTGCGGCGGGCGGGCTATCAGACCTGTCTTTCTGGCAAGATGCATTTTGTCGGTCCCGACCAGATGCACGGGTTCGAGGAACGGCTGACCACGGATATCTACCCCGCAGATTTCGGCTGGACACCGGACTATCGCAAACCGGGTGAGCGGATCGACTGGTGGTATCACAACATGGGGTCGGTGACGGGCGCCGGTGTGGCCGAGATTTCCAACCAGATGGAATACGACGATGAGGTGGCCTATCACGCCGAGCGCAAGTTGTATGATCTGGCGCGGGGCAAGGACGACCGCCCTTGGTGCCTGACCGTCAGCTTTACCCATCCGCATGACCCCTATGTGGCGCGCAAGAAGTACTGGGATCTTTACGAGGAGTGCGACCACCTGACGCCAGAGGTTCCGGCCATGGCGTATGAGGATCACGATCCGCACAGCAAGCGGATCTTTGACGCCAACGACTGGCGCAGCTTTGACATCTCGGAAGAGGATATTCGCCGGTCGCGGCGCGCCTATTTCGCCAATATCTCATACCTTGATGAGAAGATCGGCAAGCTGCTGGAGGTGCTGGAAGAGACCCGGCAAGAGGCGATTGTGGTCTTTGTTTCAGATCACGGCGACATGCTGGGCGAGCGGGGCCTGTGGTTCAAGATGAGCTTTTACGAAGGTGCGGCGCGGGTTCCTTTGATGATCGCGGTACCGGGGGCCGAGGGCGCGCGGATCGACGCGCCGGTCTCGACCATCGACCTGTGCCCGACGCTGTGTGATCTGGCGGGGGTGGACATGTCCGAGGTCATGCCGTGGACCGAGGGTGAAAGCCTGACGCCGGTCATGCAGGGGCGCGCGCGCATTTCCCCGGTGGCGATGGAATATGCGGCAGAGGCCTCTTATGCGCCACTGGTCTGCCTGCGCGAGGGGCGGTGGAAATACACCAACTGCGCATTGGACCCCGAGCAGCTGTTTGACCTTGAGGCTGACCCGCATGAGCTGACCAATCTGGCCGAGGACGCGGTCCATGCGGAGGTGCTGGAGAAATTCCGGGTCAAATCCGCCGCGCGCTGGGATCTGGAGCGGTTCGATGCCGAGGTGCGGCAGTCTCAGGCGCGGCGCTGGGTGGTCTATGAGGCGTTGCGGCAGGGTGGCTATTTCCCGTGGGATTTCCAGCCGCTGCAAAAAGCCAGCGAGCGGTACATGCGCAACCATATGGATTTGAATGACGTGGAAGACAGCCAGCGCTTTCCACGCGGCGAGTAG
- a CDS encoding sensor histidine kinase yields the protein MQEIVQTDELSDVMDMLNALDDEIVVLSSTGCILASNTAWDNFCLENGGNLASCSVGSNYMAVCTPASGSSNAVAQIIPDGLRRTLTTGNTFRCEYPCNSPTEKRWFELTANRYQRGDKQFLIVQHRNITKRHIEQEEIEQAHINSNAMAALVATTSDAIISYDLDGKIITWNPSAERLYGYERAEIIGQPLETLYPENWPTRASYYRDEIIAGRLQDFEATRVAKDGTKREVWVSCAPIRSMEGEIIAISNIHRDVTDVRNAERARDLISKEVIHRAKNMLSVVLAIQRQTARTAETLEEFTQNFGARLASLSKSTDLLVHNAWSNVSLDDVVAGHLEPFRSVNDGQRVVITGPQIKLQPDCVQAIGMAIHELATNSSKYGALKQGRGKVAISWHVARADGRLHFRWLETGVVVECKSVRDGFGTTVLTSYARTVLNADTTYEMQADGIEWTIDVPSTHFQAS from the coding sequence ATGCAAGAAATCGTTCAAACTGACGAGCTATCCGACGTGATGGACATGCTGAATGCGCTGGATGACGAGATTGTCGTGCTGAGCTCGACCGGCTGCATTCTTGCCTCTAACACGGCATGGGACAATTTTTGTCTGGAAAACGGGGGGAATCTGGCGAGTTGCTCGGTCGGCAGTAATTACATGGCGGTTTGCACCCCGGCGAGCGGTTCTTCGAACGCTGTCGCGCAAATCATCCCGGACGGGCTGCGACGGACACTAACGACCGGCAACACCTTTCGGTGCGAATACCCCTGCAACAGCCCGACTGAAAAACGCTGGTTCGAACTGACCGCGAACCGCTATCAGAGAGGCGATAAACAGTTCCTGATCGTCCAGCATCGCAATATCACCAAGCGGCATATCGAACAGGAAGAAATAGAACAGGCCCACATCAATTCCAATGCAATGGCCGCATTGGTCGCCACAACCAGCGACGCCATCATAAGCTATGATCTGGATGGCAAAATCATCACCTGGAACCCGTCCGCCGAACGGCTGTACGGCTACGAACGGGCGGAAATTATTGGCCAGCCTCTTGAAACACTCTACCCCGAGAATTGGCCGACGCGCGCCAGCTATTACCGAGATGAAATCATCGCTGGCAGGTTGCAGGATTTTGAAGCAACGCGTGTCGCCAAGGATGGCACAAAACGCGAGGTCTGGGTCAGTTGCGCGCCGATCCGGAGCATGGAGGGTGAGATCATCGCGATCTCAAATATTCATCGCGACGTCACCGATGTGCGCAACGCGGAACGGGCCCGTGACCTGATCTCGAAAGAGGTGATCCATCGCGCCAAGAACATGTTGAGCGTTGTGTTGGCCATTCAGCGTCAAACAGCACGAACCGCTGAAACGCTGGAAGAGTTCACCCAGAATTTCGGTGCGCGATTGGCCTCGTTGTCGAAATCGACCGACCTGTTGGTTCATAACGCTTGGTCGAATGTTTCGCTCGACGACGTTGTCGCAGGGCATCTAGAGCCGTTTAGGTCTGTAAACGACGGCCAGCGGGTCGTCATCACCGGGCCACAGATCAAGCTGCAACCGGATTGTGTGCAGGCAATCGGGATGGCGATCCACGAACTGGCGACCAATTCCTCAAAATACGGTGCGTTGAAGCAGGGGCGCGGTAAGGTGGCGATCTCTTGGCATGTTGCGCGTGCCGATGGTCGGTTGCATTTCAGATGGCTGGAAACCGGGGTGGTCGTTGAATGCAAATCTGTCCGAGATGGTTTTGGCACTACTGTCCTGACGTCTTACGCAAGGACAGTGCTGAATGCGGACACCACCTACGAGATGCAGGCCGATGGGATCGAGTGGACGATTGATGTGCCCTCGACGCATTTTCAGGCCAGCTGA